In Aliarcobacter faecis, a genomic segment contains:
- a CDS encoding cation:dicarboxylate symporter family transporter: protein MEESIKTKSWVDYTLKSLAFWVICGIIAGVIVGYINPTLGVEAKPGIDWFIKVLKWLVGPIIFLTIIYGIVSLENLKELGTLGFKAFIYFEIVSTFALAIGVLFGNWFKPGDGMNLDVSALDSKSVEKYTSVDPDKVGDIWEILKNAIPTDPITPFLNGQTLQVLVMALTLAILISLFGGKYKPKILKPVEIAQNFFFKILVFIMWFSPIASFSAMAFLIGKFGIGSLVQMASLLGVMLISVLAFIFIILGIITAMFKINIFKFMRYIQKEVLIVFATSSSESALAPLMKRLEAAGVNKSVTGLILPTGYSFNLDCTNIYLALSIIFLSQAFNIPLTLEQQLFIIVILMVTSKGAVGVTGSGFIVLAGTLGAMGGAIPMVTVAVLLGVDKFMSELRAVGNLCGNAVAAVVVGVWDKKVDIEKFKYALDNPNKIESSIG, encoded by the coding sequence TTGGAAGAATCAATTAAAACAAAATCTTGGGTGGACTATACACTAAAAAGTCTAGCCTTTTGGGTTATTTGTGGAATAATCGCAGGAGTTATTGTTGGATATATTAATCCAACTTTAGGAGTTGAAGCTAAACCAGGTATTGACTGGTTTATAAAAGTACTAAAGTGGCTAGTTGGACCAATTATTTTCCTTACAATTATATATGGAATTGTAAGTTTAGAAAATTTAAAAGAGTTAGGAACTTTAGGCTTTAAAGCTTTTATTTACTTTGAAATTGTAAGTACTTTTGCCTTAGCAATTGGTGTATTATTTGGAAACTGGTTTAAACCAGGAGATGGTATGAATCTTGATGTATCAGCATTAGATTCAAAAAGTGTAGAAAAATATACAAGTGTAGATCCAGATAAAGTTGGAGATATTTGGGAAATACTTAAAAATGCAATTCCAACAGATCCGATAACTCCATTTTTAAATGGTCAAACTCTTCAAGTTTTAGTTATGGCATTGACTTTAGCTATTTTAATATCTCTTTTTGGTGGAAAATATAAACCAAAGATTTTAAAACCAGTTGAAATTGCTCAAAACTTCTTTTTTAAAATATTAGTTTTTATTATGTGGTTCTCTCCAATTGCAAGTTTTAGTGCTATGGCATTTCTAATTGGTAAATTTGGAATTGGTTCACTTGTACAAATGGCTAGTTTATTGGGTGTTATGCTTATCTCTGTTCTTGCCTTTATATTTATTATTTTAGGAATAATTACTGCTATGTTTAAGATAAATATCTTTAAGTTTATGAGATATATTCAAAAAGAAGTTCTTATAGTATTCGCTACCTCTTCTAGTGAATCAGCTCTTGCTCCTCTTATGAAAAGACTTGAAGCTGCTGGTGTAAATAAATCAGTTACTGGATTAATTTTACCAACAGGATACTCATTTAATCTTGATTGTACAAATATTTATCTTGCTTTATCAATTATCTTTTTATCACAAGCATTTAATATACCTTTAACTCTAGAACAACAACTATTTATAATTGTAATTCTAATGGTTACTTCAAAAGGAGCTGTGGGAGTTACAGGTTCTGGATTTATTGTTCTTGCTGGAACTTTAGGTGCTATGGGTGGCGCAATACCAATGGTTACTGTTGCTGTTTTACTTGGAGTTGATAAATTTATGAGTGAACTTAGAGCAGTTGGAAATCTTTGTGGAAATGCTGTTGCTGCAGTTGTTGTTGGAGTTTGGGACAAAAAAGTTGATATAGAAAAATTTAAATATGCTTTAGATAACCCAAATAAAATAGAAAGTAGTATAGGTTAA
- a CDS encoding ankyrin repeat domain-containing protein: MCNNILLNNRVNIKNPEDIFEGLIKKDEWITLLRLFSLNILDINFRDCKGRNILYFAILNKKYEYIKTLFDLSVSSQVNFHLNALNFSVCLDDTKALEILLKCGLDINTLDEIGSSALIYSILYKKKKCMDFLLLNGADINLEDFMGNCAKDLIKR, encoded by the coding sequence TTGTGCAACAATATTCTTTTAAATAACAGAGTAAATATCAAAAATCCAGAAGATATATTTGAAGGTTTAATCAAAAAAGATGAATGGATAACTCTACTTAGACTCTTTAGTTTAAATATTTTAGATATAAATTTTAGAGATTGTAAAGGTAGAAATATACTATATTTTGCAATACTAAATAAAAAATATGAGTATATAAAAACTCTATTTGATTTAAGTGTTAGTTCACAGGTAAATTTCCATTTAAATGCTCTTAATTTCTCTGTTTGTTTAGATGATACTAAAGCTTTAGAAATACTTTTAAAATGTGGTTTAGATATAAATACTCTTGATGAGATTGGAAGTTCTGCTTTAATATATTCAATTTTATATAAGAAAAAGAAGTGCATGGATTTTTTACTTTTAAATGGTGCTGATATTAATCTTGAAGATTTTATGGGAAATTGTGCAAAAGATTTAATAAAAAGATAA
- a CDS encoding DUF350 domain-containing protein has protein sequence MEISLFLNFLGFFFTAILLVLVFLYLYAIVTPYDDYQLIFEENNIAAGLGFGGAIIGVSIPLYSALEHSVSYLDFTIWGAIAIIIQLIFAFIVTRISGKYSFNKKISEGIVPVGILMAFLSISIGLLNAGSMSY, from the coding sequence ATGGAAATTAGTTTATTTTTAAACTTTCTAGGATTTTTCTTTACAGCAATTTTACTTGTATTAGTATTTCTTTACTTATATGCAATAGTTACTCCATATGATGATTATCAACTTATATTTGAAGAGAATAATATTGCAGCAGGTTTAGGTTTTGGAGGGGCAATAATAGGAGTTTCTATTCCTCTTTATAGTGCATTGGAGCACTCTGTTTCATATTTAGATTTTACTATTTGGGGAGCTATTGCTATTATTATTCAGTTAATTTTTGCATTTATTGTTACAAGAATTAGTGGGAAATACTCTTTTAATAAGAAAATCTCTGAAGGAATAGTTCCAGTTGGGATTTTAATGGCATTTTTATCAATCTCAATAGGGCTTTTAAATGCTGGTTCGATGAGTTATTAA
- a CDS encoding YnfA family protein, with amino-acid sequence MIKEIVLYFFAAFFEILGCYSFWLYFKLDKPYYFLALGVSSLIAFAYLLTKVNLEFAGRAYAIYGGIYIISSLFWLYFVEKQDFNRWDIIGSLIVFLGVAVILLGNQK; translated from the coding sequence ATGATAAAAGAGATTGTATTATATTTTTTTGCAGCATTTTTTGAGATACTTGGTTGTTATAGTTTTTGGCTATATTTTAAACTTGATAAACCTTATTATTTTTTAGCTTTAGGAGTTAGCTCATTAATAGCTTTTGCTTATTTACTTACAAAAGTTAATTTAGAATTTGCAGGAAGAGCCTATGCTATTTATGGAGGAATTTATATAATTTCTTCTTTATTTTGGTTATATTTTGTAGAGAAACAAGATTTTAATAGATGGGATATTATAGGATCTTTGATAGTTTTTTTAGGAGTTGCAGTTATTTTATTAGGAAATCAGAAATAA
- a CDS encoding arsenic transporter has product MITASLIFIVTLLFIIIQPKNIQIGTSAIIGATFALIFKVVSFDDVLEVINIVWDATFAFIGIIILSLVLDKIGFFEYMALRMAKFSRGNGHLMFVYSMLLGSFVSAFFANDGAALILTPIILAKMKILQLRVKTMVVFLLASGFISDSASLPFVFSNLTNIITANYFDITFMKYFFDMLVPFFVSITISTLVLWLYLRKDIPKEVDIKLLKEPKSAIKNQKLFYFSWIFLAFLLGTYFLSDIYKIPISFFALGGAIIFLLIASFLKEVNIKSIIKESPWQIVWFSIGLYIVVYGLKNVGLTDEVAIVLEYLVSKGDTLAVLGTGFIAAFLSAIMNNLPTVMIMDIALKDIGSSAMIYANIIGCNLGPKMTPFGSLATLLWLYVLNQKGVKISFWEYSKFGLVVTPLVLFVVLLSL; this is encoded by the coding sequence ATGATAACTGCTAGCTTAATTTTTATAGTAACTCTTCTTTTTATAATAATCCAGCCAAAAAATATACAAATAGGCACAAGTGCAATTATAGGGGCAACTTTTGCTTTAATTTTTAAAGTAGTTAGTTTTGATGATGTTTTAGAAGTTATTAATATTGTTTGGGATGCAACTTTTGCATTTATTGGAATTATTATTTTATCTTTAGTTTTAGATAAGATTGGTTTTTTTGAATATATGGCATTAAGAATGGCAAAATTCTCAAGAGGAAATGGGCATTTAATGTTTGTTTATTCTATGCTTTTAGGTTCATTTGTTTCAGCTTTTTTTGCAAATGATGGGGCAGCTTTAATATTAACTCCAATAATTTTAGCAAAGATGAAAATTTTACAACTTAGAGTAAAAACTATGGTAGTATTTTTACTTGCAAGTGGTTTTATAAGTGATAGTGCATCTTTGCCTTTTGTATTCTCAAATCTTACAAATATTATAACAGCAAACTATTTTGATATAACATTTATGAAATATTTTTTTGATATGTTAGTTCCATTTTTTGTAAGTATTACAATATCTACTTTGGTTTTGTGGCTATATTTAAGAAAAGATATACCAAAAGAAGTTGATATTAAACTTTTAAAAGAACCAAAAAGTGCTATAAAGAATCAAAAACTTTTTTACTTTTCTTGGATTTTTTTAGCTTTTTTATTGGGTACATATTTTTTGAGTGATATATATAAAATTCCTATTAGTTTTTTTGCTTTAGGTGGAGCGATAATTTTTTTATTAATAGCTAGTTTTTTAAAAGAGGTAAATATAAAAAGTATTATCAAAGAGAGTCCTTGGCAAATTGTTTGGTTTAGTATAGGACTTTATATTGTTGTTTATGGGCTTAAAAATGTTGGACTTACAGATGAAGTGGCGATAGTTTTAGAATATTTAGTTTCAAAAGGAGATACATTAGCAGTTCTTGGAACAGGATTTATAGCTGCATTTTTAAGTGCTATTATGAATAATCTTCCAACTGTTATGATTATGGATATAGCTTTAAAAGATATTGGAAGTAGTGCTATGATTTATGCAAATATTATTGGTTGTAATTTAGGCCCTAAAATGACTCCTTTTGGAAGTTTAGCAACACTTCTTTGGCTTTATGTTTTAAACCAAAAAGGAGTAAAGATAAGTTTTTGGGAATATAGTAAGTTTGGTTTAGTGGTTACTCCATTAGTTTTATTTGTAGTTTTACTTAGTTTATAG
- a CDS encoding gamma-glutamylcyclotransferase family protein, whose amino-acid sequence MKESLFVYGTLMPNCPNAYVLENIKGKFVSATVKGKLIDAGWSASMGYPGIRLEMGNDTIHGFLFYSDNLINHWENLDIFEGEEFVRTPVVVERYDELEVQSYIYTLKDEIIDMYEEDIK is encoded by the coding sequence TTGAAAGAATCACTTTTTGTTTATGGTACATTGATGCCAAACTGCCCAAATGCTTATGTTTTAGAAAATATAAAAGGAAAATTTGTAAGTGCAACTGTAAAAGGAAAGCTAATAGATGCTGGTTGGAGTGCTAGTATGGGATATCCAGGTATTAGACTTGAGATGGGGAATGATACTATTCATGGGTTTTTATTTTATTCTGATAATCTTATAAATCATTGGGAAAATCTTGATATTTTTGAGGGGGAAGAGTTTGTAAGAACTCCTGTTGTAGTTGAAAGATATGATGAACTTGAAGTTCAATCTTATATTTATACATTAAAAGATGAGATTATAGATATGTATGAAGAAGATATTAAATAA
- the tkt gene encoding transketolase, giving the protein MSKQLLQKQADTIRFLAADMVQRANSGHPGAPMGMADIATVLSKHLNINPADEKWLNRDRLVFSGGHATGLVYSLLHLWGFDVSINDLKNFRQLNSKTPGHPEYGHTHGIEITTGPLGQGIANAVGFAAAGKYAENLLGSEVINHKVYCLCGDGDLQEGISYEATATAGHLKLNNLVIIYDSNNITIEGDTSIAWSENVKKRFQAIDFEVIEIDGHNFDQIDKAIIQAKNSAQPVLIIAKTVIAKGAVALEGSHHSHGAPLGVDEIKQAKIKAGFNPDEDFFVPADVKGAFDKLIIGSTAQNEWTESLSNQIKQKIKELQNPDFDSIVYPTFEVDSSVATRDSNHKILNAIASAIPGFLGGSADLAPSNKTELKNMGDFPNGKNIHFGIKEHAMAAITNAMNLYGLFRVFSATFFVFSDYLKPSARIAALANIPHHFIWTHDSIGVGEDGPTHQPIEHLSQFRALPNFYTFRPADASENIDSWKIALKMKAPTAFVCSRQGLKVLKDEKVYGTVANGAYLLKQRENANITIMASGSEVMLALQTACALEKEGIFANIVSVPCFDLLLEQDESYINKIIDPKTKVYAVEAARALEYYKFADVVFGMDTFGASGPAPELFEEFGFTIDKLKAKIVTDFKK; this is encoded by the coding sequence ATGTCAAAACAACTATTACAAAAACAAGCAGATACAATTAGATTTTTAGCTGCTGATATGGTACAAAGAGCAAACTCTGGACACCCTGGAGCACCTATGGGAATGGCTGATATAGCAACAGTTTTAAGCAAACATTTAAATATAAATCCAGCTGATGAAAAGTGGCTAAACAGAGATAGATTAGTATTCTCAGGAGGACATGCAACAGGGCTTGTATATTCACTTTTACATTTATGGGGATTTGATGTATCTATAAATGATTTAAAAAATTTTAGACAATTAAATTCAAAAACACCAGGTCATCCAGAATATGGACATACACATGGAATAGAGATAACAACTGGACCATTAGGTCAAGGAATTGCAAATGCAGTTGGTTTTGCAGCTGCAGGAAAATATGCAGAAAATTTACTAGGGAGTGAAGTAATAAATCATAAAGTTTATTGTCTTTGTGGAGATGGAGATTTACAAGAGGGAATTTCTTATGAAGCAACTGCAACAGCAGGGCATTTAAAACTGAATAATCTTGTAATTATTTATGATTCAAATAATATAACAATTGAAGGTGATACAAGTATTGCTTGGAGTGAAAATGTTAAAAAAAGATTTCAAGCAATAGATTTTGAAGTTATTGAAATAGATGGGCATAATTTTGATCAAATTGATAAAGCTATAATTCAAGCAAAAAATTCAGCACAACCAGTATTAATTATTGCAAAAACAGTTATCGCAAAAGGTGCAGTTGCATTAGAAGGGAGTCATCACTCACATGGAGCTCCACTTGGAGTTGATGAGATAAAACAAGCAAAAATAAAAGCTGGATTTAATCCTGATGAGGATTTTTTTGTTCCTGCTGATGTAAAAGGTGCTTTTGATAAATTGATTATTGGTTCAACTGCACAAAATGAGTGGACAGAATCTTTATCAAATCAGATAAAACAAAAAATAAAAGAGCTACAAAACCCAGATTTTGACTCTATCGTTTATCCTACTTTTGAAGTAGATTCTAGTGTTGCTACAAGAGATTCTAATCATAAAATTTTAAATGCAATAGCTAGTGCAATTCCAGGATTTTTAGGTGGAAGTGCGGATTTAGCACCATCAAATAAAACTGAACTTAAAAATATGGGTGATTTTCCAAATGGGAAAAATATACATTTTGGTATAAAAGAGCATGCTATGGCAGCAATAACAAATGCTATGAATTTATATGGTTTATTTAGAGTATTTAGTGCAACATTTTTTGTATTTAGTGATTATTTAAAACCAAGTGCAAGAATAGCAGCATTAGCAAATATTCCTCATCATTTTATTTGGACACATGATAGTATTGGAGTTGGAGAAGATGGACCAACACATCAACCAATAGAACATTTAAGCCAATTTAGAGCTTTACCAAATTTTTATACATTTAGACCAGCAGATGCAAGTGAGAATATAGATTCTTGGAAAATAGCATTAAAAATGAAAGCTCCAACAGCTTTTGTATGCTCAAGACAGGGATTAAAAGTTTTAAAAGATGAAAAAGTTTATGGAACTGTTGCAAATGGTGCATATCTTTTAAAGCAAAGAGAAAATGCAAATATTACTATTATGGCAAGTGGAAGTGAAGTAATGTTAGCTCTACAAACAGCTTGTGCCTTAGAAAAAGAAGGAATCTTTGCAAATATTGTGTCTGTTCCTTGTTTTGATCTACTTTTAGAACAAGATGAGAGTTATATAAATAAAATAATTGATCCAAAAACAAAGGTTTATGCAGTTGAAGCTGCAAGAGCTTTAGAATATTATAAATTTGCAGATGTAGTTTTTGGAATGGATACATTTGGAGCTAGTGGTCCAGCTCCTGAACTTTTTGAAGAGTTTGGATTTACAATAGATAAATTAAAAGCAAAAATTGTAACTGATTTTAAAAAATAA
- a CDS encoding calcium-binding protein, with the protein MSLLNLLKNVLTPQKNVETKVDTVSIKEENVESNKATIESIQTTKLQNTLTKDTQSISTQNSQVAEPIQTSAKAQNLQSIPSEGTVFIILEAVKREFIEGEKAEFEIKLLDAEGKELYMTDDVIMTISYSYTSASIDDIKEVQTVFIPKGSSSTKFYVDIISDGIKEDDEIFSLKLDGIETNSWDEIIINKNPIEITIKDDGIENQFGANIKLHEDTEYILSLKDFGKIIGSIDSIKITELPKNGKLFLNGNELTTDIEIKQSDIIAGNLKFIPVEDSDEDGSFKYEVKVFGKYTSEATTNIEIIAVADKPTATISIQQLGTEPIFKSENIGNGDGGNTGNGNNETFDYDKYYNYNNLTCGIKCTDTLCKTTNDEVVVKGKMEHYTINLGGGYNSLKIGQGVDWSNIYSGIKNDKVTITDDLKRTTVNLGAGDNSLEIGNNVKFSTIHTYSGDDNVFIGNDVDNTTINLGGGTNSLIVGKNVDWSNLFGGLGDDTFEVKGSIDHTTVNLGSGNNKLKVGGELDLSTVYSGSENDIVDISRDVKNSTINLGSGKNIINVTQDVNKSNLFTLQGDDKVNVKGTITNSVVNLGFGDNSLNVGKDFSKSSIHTYSGEDKVTIKGNANEVLINLGEGKNSLDIQGNLNKGTIITGANQDTIVIEKDISHTTIHTGAGNDKIFIGGNAHSTIIDGGSGQDTLFLPKDVSNYLFMDGIICKKPVPWEEFSAKNSGKYGLSCHIFTIYELDPNGNKTGSELTIKNIEDVVFNTKPEDIINRNENGSNENSGGSSTEVEYYNVYKVSFAAALKDIDGSESLTVKIDGVPSDAIITNGSYLMVKNSDGSYSITIPAGTKNIDDEIILKSIQNIDDINLRLTARATEKNDNLDGLNYVESEAYLTGKTQFSNATIKILEDEEYIVRMNDFGRVQNISILTIISLPKNGEFYLNNSLVTEDTEITKTDIESGKLVFKPTLNSDYDSGFIFNVNGEKYYTGIDITAVVDAPETSIKVTKLDKNIEEDITQIDNTKYVVKSYDKVVCKIICTDPLFGKSDDKVIINKNMETSTINLGEGKNALEIGGAVTLGNIYSGQGNDRVSIVDGVKSTTINLGYGDNSLDVGKDFHLSTVHTYTGDDTLKIGNSLTNSTVNLGDGKNSIDIKNGVDWSNIFTTNGDDKLKVGGNINSTTINLGAGDNEVVIGKTIDLSTLYTLGGDDSLLVKNSLERSTVNLGNGQNSILVEKNIKSSTIITGSGDDLVLVNGSIKDTNIFTGGGNDKVFINSAEKCTMVDGGSGYDVLYLSGSKENYRFEEGIICKKPITWEEFVAKNKNMNGLNCKIFTIYEVDASGKRTGNSFEVRNIEDVSFNAKLSDFVETPANEFMVDISAALKDTDGSENLTVKISGIPVGSELISNNYEIIDNKDGSWDIKIAKGTTSIMDSIILRTPEDIENIDLKISATATETRDNENGQNVVTVESSFELHTENGKTISTQKLMGEEIDLTKVISKTTNIVDMENGQEDKLKVDLKDILDLNSNELIIKGDKKDIVELDSQDWTQNGKQNIDGKSYNIYTNSTVKLIIEDEIDIHNI; encoded by the coding sequence ATGAGTCTATTAAATTTATTAAAAAATGTACTAACTCCACAAAAAAATGTAGAGACAAAAGTTGATACTGTTTCAATAAAAGAAGAGAATGTTGAAAGTAACAAAGCTACTATTGAATCTATACAAACTACTAAATTACAAAATACACTAACAAAAGATACCCAAAGTATTTCAACTCAAAATAGTCAAGTTGCTGAACCAATACAAACTTCTGCTAAAGCTCAGAATTTACAATCTATACCATCTGAAGGTACAGTTTTTATTATATTAGAAGCTGTCAAGAGAGAATTTATAGAAGGAGAGAAGGCTGAGTTTGAAATTAAACTTCTTGATGCAGAAGGAAAAGAGTTATATATGACAGATGATGTCATTATGACTATTTCTTATAGCTATACTAGTGCATCAATAGATGATATTAAAGAAGTTCAAACAGTATTTATCCCAAAAGGAAGTTCTAGTACAAAATTTTATGTAGATATTATTTCTGATGGTATAAAAGAGGATGATGAAATATTTTCTTTAAAATTGGATGGAATTGAAACTAATTCTTGGGATGAAATTATTATAAATAAAAATCCTATTGAAATTACAATTAAAGATGATGGTATAGAAAACCAATTTGGAGCTAATATAAAACTTCATGAAGATACTGAATATATTTTAAGTTTAAAAGATTTTGGTAAAATTATTGGAAGTATAGATAGTATAAAAATTACAGAATTACCAAAAAATGGGAAATTATTTCTAAATGGTAATGAACTTACTACAGATATTGAAATTAAACAAAGTGATATTATTGCTGGAAATTTAAAATTTATCCCAGTAGAAGATAGTGATGAAGATGGAAGTTTTAAGTATGAAGTAAAAGTATTTGGGAAATATACTTCAGAAGCTACAACAAATATTGAAATAATTGCAGTTGCTGATAAACCAACAGCAACTATTTCCATTCAGCAATTAGGAACAGAACCTATATTTAAAAGTGAAAATATAGGAAATGGAGATGGTGGAAATACAGGAAATGGGAATAATGAAACTTTTGACTATGATAAATATTATAATTACAATAATTTAACATGTGGAATTAAATGTACAGATACACTTTGCAAAACTACAAATGATGAAGTAGTAGTAAAAGGTAAAATGGAACATTATACAATTAATTTAGGTGGAGGATATAATTCCTTAAAAATAGGACAAGGTGTAGATTGGTCAAATATTTATTCTGGAATTAAAAATGATAAAGTTACTATAACAGATGATTTAAAGAGAACAACTGTGAATCTTGGAGCGGGAGATAATAGTTTAGAAATTGGAAACAATGTAAAATTTTCTACAATTCATACATATAGTGGAGATGATAATGTCTTTATTGGAAATGATGTAGATAATACTACGATTAATCTAGGAGGAGGAACTAATAGCTTAATTGTTGGTAAGAATGTGGATTGGTCTAATCTTTTTGGTGGGCTTGGTGATGATACATTTGAAGTAAAAGGATCAATTGATCATACAACTGTAAATTTAGGAAGTGGAAATAATAAATTAAAAGTTGGTGGAGAACTTGATTTAAGTACAGTTTATAGTGGAAGTGAAAATGATATAGTAGATATCTCAAGAGATGTAAAAAATTCTACTATAAATTTAGGAAGTGGAAAAAATATTATTAATGTTACTCAGGATGTAAATAAAAGTAATCTATTTACTCTTCAAGGAGATGATAAAGTAAATGTAAAAGGAACAATTACAAATAGTGTTGTTAATTTAGGATTTGGAGATAATAGCTTAAATGTAGGAAAAGATTTTTCAAAAAGTTCAATCCATACTTATTCTGGAGAGGATAAAGTTACCATTAAAGGTAATGCAAATGAGGTTTTAATAAATCTTGGTGAGGGTAAAAACTCTCTTGATATTCAGGGAAATTTAAATAAAGGTACAATTATTACTGGAGCAAATCAAGATACAATTGTAATTGAAAAAGATATCTCTCATACAACTATTCATACAGGTGCTGGTAATGATAAAATTTTTATAGGTGGTAATGCTCACTCAACTATTATTGATGGTGGTTCAGGACAAGATACATTATTTTTACCAAAAGATGTTAGTAATTATCTATTTATGGATGGAATTATTTGTAAAAAACCTGTTCCTTGGGAAGAATTCTCGGCAAAAAATTCAGGTAAATATGGTCTTTCTTGTCATATATTTACAATTTATGAATTAGATCCAAATGGAAATAAAACAGGTTCAGAATTGACTATAAAAAATATTGAAGATGTAGTATTTAATACAAAACCAGAAGATATTATAAATAGAAATGAAAATGGTTCAAATGAAAATAGTGGAGGTAGTTCAACAGAGGTTGAGTACTATAATGTTTATAAAGTAAGTTTTGCAGCTGCTTTAAAAGATATTGATGGAAGTGAAAGTTTAACTGTTAAAATAGATGGAGTTCCAAGTGATGCAATAATTACAAATGGTTCATATCTTATGGTTAAAAATTCTGATGGAAGTTATAGTATTACAATTCCTGCAGGAACTAAAAATATTGATGATGAAATTATTTTAAAATCTATCCAAAATATTGATGATATAAATCTTAGATTAACAGCTAGGGCAACAGAGAAGAATGATAATCTTGATGGGTTGAATTATGTAGAAAGTGAAGCATATTTGACTGGTAAAACACAATTTTCTAATGCAACAATAAAAATTCTTGAAGATGAAGAATATATTGTAAGAATGAATGACTTTGGAAGAGTACAAAATATTTCTATACTTACAATTATATCATTACCAAAAAATGGTGAATTTTATTTAAATAATTCTTTAGTAACAGAAGATACAGAAATTACAAAGACTGATATTGAGTCTGGAAAATTAGTATTTAAACCAACATTAAATAGTGATTATGATAGTGGATTTATATTTAATGTAAATGGTGAGAAATATTATACAGGGATTGATATTACAGCAGTTGTAGATGCACCTGAAACTAGTATTAAAGTTACAAAATTAGATAAGAATATTGAAGAAGATATAACGCAAATTGATAATACAAAATATGTTGTTAAATCTTATGACAAAGTTGTTTGTAAAATAATTTGTACAGATCCATTATTTGGGAAATCTGATGATAAAGTTATTATAAATAAAAATATGGAAACTTCTACTATTAATTTGGGAGAAGGTAAAAATGCACTAGAAATTGGTGGAGCAGTTACTTTAGGAAATATTTATAGTGGACAAGGAAATGATAGAGTTTCTATAGTTGATGGTGTTAAATCTACAACAATTAATTTAGGATATGGAGATAATAGTTTGGATGTAGGGAAAGATTTCCATTTATCTACAGTTCATACTTATACAGGTGATGATACTCTTAAAATAGGGAATAGTTTAACTAATTCAACAGTTAATTTAGGTGATGGGAAAAATAGTATTGATATAAAAAATGGAGTTGATTGGTCAAATATTTTTACTACAAATGGAGATGATAAGTTAAAAGTTGGTGGAAATATTAATAGTACTACAATAAATCTTGGAGCAGGAGATAATGAAGTAGTAATTGGAAAAACTATTGATTTAAGTACTCTTTATACATTAGGTGGAGATGATAGTTTATTAGTTAAAAATAGTTTAGAAAGAAGTACAGTAAATTTAGGAAATGGTCAAAATTCTATTTTAGTTGAAAAAAATATAAAATCAAGTACGATTATTACAGGAAGTGGAGACGATTTAGTACTAGTAAATGGGAGCATTAAAGATACAAATATTTTCACAGGTGGTGGAAATGATAAAGTTTTTATAAATAGTGCTGAAAAATGTACTATGGTAGATGGTGGTTCAGGATATGATGTATTATATTTAAGTGGTAGCAAAGAAAACTATAGATTTGAAGAAGGAATTATTTGTAAAAAACCAATTACTTGGGAAGAGTTTGTAGCAAAAAATAAGAATATGAATGGATTAAATTGTAAAATATTTACTATTTATGAAGTAGATGCTTCTGGAAAAAGAACAGGTAATAGCTTTGAAGTAAGAAATATTGAAGATGTATCGTTTAATGCAAAACTTTCAGATTTTGTTGAAACTCCTGCAAATGAGTTTATGGTTGATATTAGTGCTGCTTTAAAAGATACTGATGGAAGTGAGAATTTAACAGTTAAGATTAGTGGAATACCTGTAGGAAGTGAATTAATTAGTAATAATTACGAGATAATTGATAATAAAGATGGCTCTTGGGATATAAAGATTGCAAAAGGAACAACTTCAATTATGGATAGTATTATTTTAAGAACACCAGAAGATATTGAAAATATAGATTTGAAGATTTCTGCAACAGCAACAGAAACAAGAGATAATGAAAATGGGCAAAATGTTGTAACAGTTGAGTCTTCATTTGAATTACATACAGAAAATGGAAAAACAATAAGTACGCAAAAATTAATGGGAGAAGAGATTGATTTAACTAAGGTTATATCAAAGACGACAAATATTGTAGATATGGAAAATGGACAAGAAGATAAACTTAAAGTTGATTTAAAAGACATCTTAGATTTAAATAGCAATGAGCTTATAATAAAAGGTGATAAAAAAGATATAGTTGAACTTGATAGCCAAGATTGGACACAAAATGGAAAACAAAATATTGATGGGAAGTCATATAATATTTATACAAATTCGACTGTGAAATTGATTATTGAAGATGAGATAGATATTCATAATATCTAA